In Candidatus Cohnella colombiensis, one DNA window encodes the following:
- a CDS encoding thiamine pyrophosphate-dependent enzyme translates to MAIDVDKELESSGTVEQRIVYESGNEMAAYAAHQINYHIMGYFPISPSTEVAQFLDLMKSNGQHDIVLIPADGEHGSAGVCYGASTGGGRVFNATSANGYLYMLEQMPVQSGTRFPMVLNLVCRSVSGPLDIHGDHSDLYFALNTGWPIVLCRDPQAVYDMNIIALKLAEDPEVRLPVLVASDGYFTSHQKRRVNTFAHREDVLKFVGEHPPEGFKHVFDRNNPITVGPYMNEPDYINNCYQQSLAMYRAEAVYDRIRQEYAELTGRDYPILELYRMDDAEVAVFLLNSSSEIIKDVVDELRSKGIKAGAISPNIIRPFPAKAIAEALKNIKAVTVGDRADAYGAHGGNMVLEVRSALHTYGNSSTLVVSRIYGLGGKDFYAEDGIQMFEFAIDAMNKGFVENPFAYHGITAGDPDKAPKRVVEPLDYEEVKTGLITVTPDEVTGKINVRVPPLRALTKKAKRIAPGHGACPGCGIFSGLELFFKGIEGDIVALFHTGCAMVVTTGYPYSAHKATYIHNLFQNGAATLSGVVEMFHERKRRGELDHLGIQDDFTFVMITGDGGMDIGMGPAIGAALRNHRMIILEYDNEGYMNTGAQLSYSTPMGHRTSTSNVGKHQGGKVFHHKDTAQIMAATNIPYVFTGSEANAPDLVRKGAKAQWYAQNVGMVYGKILITCPLNWLSDDKDGTTIIDQAVNSCFFPLYEVERGVTTLTYNPEEKGKRVPVGDWLKMMGKTRHLSKPEYAETLKEFDHEIERRWNMLKAKHESPYL, encoded by the coding sequence ATGGCTATTGACGTTGATAAGGAATTAGAATCGTCAGGTACTGTTGAGCAACGCATCGTCTATGAGTCAGGCAACGAGATGGCAGCCTATGCCGCGCATCAGATCAACTATCATATTATGGGGTATTTTCCGATATCGCCCTCGACTGAGGTTGCACAGTTTCTAGATCTTATGAAATCTAATGGACAGCACGATATTGTGCTCATTCCAGCAGATGGCGAGCATGGTTCAGCGGGCGTCTGTTATGGTGCTTCAACAGGTGGAGGCCGGGTGTTCAATGCAACATCGGCGAATGGCTACTTGTATATGCTTGAGCAGATGCCCGTACAATCGGGTACGCGTTTTCCGATGGTGCTCAATCTCGTTTGTCGTTCGGTTTCAGGACCGCTTGATATTCATGGTGATCATTCTGATCTTTACTTCGCCTTAAATACAGGCTGGCCGATTGTGCTATGTCGTGATCCACAAGCAGTGTATGACATGAACATTATCGCCCTAAAGCTTGCTGAGGACCCTGAGGTTCGCCTTCCTGTACTTGTCGCCTCTGATGGGTACTTCACAAGTCACCAGAAGCGCCGAGTCAATACGTTCGCACATCGTGAGGATGTATTAAAGTTTGTAGGAGAGCATCCGCCAGAAGGCTTTAAGCATGTATTTGATCGCAACAATCCAATTACAGTTGGACCTTATATGAATGAGCCGGATTATATCAACAACTGCTATCAACAAAGCTTAGCGATGTATCGTGCGGAAGCGGTCTATGACCGTATTCGTCAAGAATATGCAGAACTGACAGGCAGAGATTATCCGATCCTTGAGCTATATCGCATGGATGATGCCGAAGTCGCTGTATTCCTGCTGAATTCGTCTTCAGAGATCATTAAAGATGTCGTCGATGAATTGCGTTCTAAAGGGATTAAAGCCGGTGCAATTTCACCGAACATCATTCGTCCGTTCCCAGCAAAGGCGATTGCAGAAGCTTTGAAAAATATTAAAGCGGTAACGGTTGGAGATCGTGCTGATGCATACGGCGCTCACGGTGGCAACATGGTGCTTGAAGTGCGTTCCGCGCTCCATACTTATGGCAACTCCTCGACACTGGTCGTCAGTCGGATTTATGGTCTTGGAGGCAAAGACTTCTACGCAGAAGATGGCATTCAAATGTTCGAATTCGCGATCGATGCGATGAATAAAGGATTCGTTGAAAATCCATTTGCTTATCATGGGATTACTGCTGGAGATCCTGACAAAGCACCTAAGCGTGTCGTCGAACCGCTCGATTATGAAGAGGTAAAGACAGGACTCATCACCGTAACACCAGATGAAGTGACAGGTAAAATCAATGTTCGTGTTCCGCCCCTTCGAGCTTTAACGAAGAAGGCGAAGCGGATTGCCCCAGGTCATGGCGCTTGTCCAGGCTGCGGAATCTTCTCTGGATTGGAGCTGTTCTTTAAAGGGATTGAAGGCGATATTGTTGCTTTATTCCACACCGGATGCGCGATGGTTGTTACGACTGGATATCCTTATTCTGCGCATAAAGCGACTTACATCCACAACTTATTCCAAAACGGTGCAGCGACATTGTCTGGCGTAGTTGAAATGTTCCATGAACGTAAACGTCGTGGAGAGTTGGATCATCTTGGTATACAAGACGACTTTACTTTTGTCATGATTACAGGTGACGGCGGTATGGATATTGGAATGGGTCCTGCAATTGGAGCTGCCCTTCGTAACCACCGTATGATCATTCTGGAATATGATAACGAAGGCTACATGAACACCGGTGCGCAGTTGTCCTACTCCACTCCAATGGGTCATCGGACGTCTACGTCTAACGTTGGGAAACATCAGGGTGGAAAAGTGTTCCACCATAAGGATACGGCTCAAATTATGGCAGCAACGAATATTCCATACGTGTTCACGGGCAGTGAGGCAAATGCGCCAGATCTCGTACGAAAAGGTGCAAAAGCGCAATGGTATGCTCAGAATGTCGGGATGGTATATGGGAAAATTCTCATTACATGCCCATTGAACTGGCTGTCAGATGACAAGGATGGAACAACGATTATCGATCAGGCAGTTAACTCTTGTTTCTTTCCGCTATATGAGGTTGAACGAGGAGTTACGACGCTCACCTACAATCCGGAAGAGAAAGGCAAACGTGTTCCTGTTGGAGACTGGCTCAAGATGATGGGTAAGACGAGGCATCTATCCAAACCAGAATATGCCGAGACACTCAAAGAGTTCGACCACGAGATCGAACGTCGCTGGAACATGCTGAAGGCGAAGCATGAGAGTCCTTATCTCTAA
- a CDS encoding 2-oxoacid:acceptor oxidoreductase family protein, protein MANLPKVNELGFFEIRLESIGGLGANLAGKMLAEAGVMGAGLNGVSFSSYGSEKKGSAVKAHIRFCDINTRIRDTSPVERPHVIGIFHENLSKTINVISGMAEDSIVLVNSKKSPEQLKTQLKMKAGIIAVVDATGIALDLNNRVNMAMLGGLFRLCEFLDVEFMKGVIRKSLEKKYPAAVQPALDTFQRGYDEVKFQTFVLDEGDAMPGYVRMDTPVLGYDTQPIGGIITNPGNSILKDLSISRAGMMPHFADDKCIHCAACDNVCPDFCFVWEEQEDKKGRPQMFLQGIDYQYCKGCLKCVIACPTDALSSALEVEGYAEEHRFPHKFRLAL, encoded by the coding sequence ATGGCAAACCTACCTAAAGTGAACGAGCTTGGTTTTTTTGAAATTCGATTGGAATCAATCGGTGGGCTTGGAGCAAATTTAGCTGGGAAAATGTTAGCAGAAGCAGGAGTAATGGGTGCAGGATTGAACGGTGTAAGCTTTAGTTCGTATGGTTCGGAGAAAAAGGGGTCTGCAGTCAAAGCGCATATTCGTTTTTGTGACATCAATACGCGGATTCGTGATACATCACCTGTGGAACGTCCACATGTGATCGGTATTTTTCATGAAAACTTGTCCAAGACGATCAACGTTATTTCTGGGATGGCTGAAGATTCGATCGTGCTTGTTAATTCGAAGAAATCTCCAGAGCAGCTGAAGACGCAATTGAAGATGAAGGCGGGGATTATCGCAGTTGTAGATGCAACTGGGATTGCGTTAGATCTTAATAATCGCGTGAATATGGCTATGCTAGGCGGATTGTTCCGATTATGTGAGTTTCTAGATGTGGAGTTTATGAAAGGTGTTATTCGCAAATCACTGGAGAAAAAATACCCAGCTGCGGTACAGCCGGCATTGGATACTTTCCAACGTGGTTACGATGAAGTAAAGTTCCAGACGTTCGTGTTAGATGAAGGAGATGCAATGCCGGGCTACGTTCGAATGGATACACCGGTACTCGGATATGACACGCAGCCGATCGGCGGCATAATTACAAACCCAGGGAATAGCATATTGAAAGATTTGAGCATCTCCCGCGCGGGAATGATGCCGCATTTTGCTGATGATAAGTGCATTCATTGTGCAGCTTGCGATAATGTGTGTCCGGATTTCTGCTTCGTATGGGAGGAGCAGGAAGATAAGAAGGGGCGTCCTCAGATGTTCCTGCAAGGGATTGACTACCAATATTGCAAAGGTTGTCTGAAGTGTGTTATCGCATGTCCAACAGATGCATTGTCTAGTGCGCTTGAGGTTGAAGGTTATGCCGAGGAACACCGTTTCCCTCATAAATTTCGTTTAGCACTATAA
- a CDS encoding SET domain-containing protein has protein sequence MIEIKSSKISDGEFNRGVFAMGPISKGTLFHEAPVIPYPNEQHVHIEQTLLADYMFSYGANHTALLLGYGMLFNHSYKPNAYYELNFDNHTVDFYAYADIPAGDEIFINYNGEVDNEDELWFEDNNKETL, from the coding sequence ATGATAGAAATTAAATCTTCTAAGATTAGTGATGGCGAGTTCAATCGTGGCGTATTCGCCATGGGGCCGATTTCGAAAGGTACGTTATTTCACGAGGCACCCGTTATTCCTTATCCAAACGAACAGCATGTTCATATTGAACAAACTTTGCTAGCTGATTATATGTTCAGCTATGGTGCGAATCATACAGCTCTTCTGCTTGGCTACGGAATGCTATTTAATCATTCCTACAAACCGAATGCCTATTACGAGCTGAACTTTGATAATCATACCGTCGACTTCTATGCTTATGCAGATATTCCAGCTGGAGATGAAATTTTCATTAACTACAATGGCGAAGTCGATAACGAAGATGAATTGTGGTTTGAGGACAATAATAAAGAGACTCTCTAA
- a CDS encoding ATP-binding cassette domain-containing protein has product MIVISGLTRTIPEGKVILNNIDARLEPGTLIAVVGSSGSGKSALLKALALRERWSDGEYRVDGKDLMKAGWFARLRFRSNVAYVEQRPILYENKTAFKNVLIGVAGQTPLWRRMIGSVRSDDHMGGMEMLESVGLLDKAKQKVDRMSGGERQRVAIARSLVHGARLVLADEPVSGLDPHTSEEMMQTLKHLCKDKGATIVVALHRLELAEKFADEIWGMQEGSIVINIRGRRLTVAERNRLS; this is encoded by the coding sequence ATGATTGTCATATCCGGATTAACACGAACAATACCCGAAGGAAAAGTGATACTGAACAATATTGATGCTCGGTTAGAGCCTGGAACATTGATCGCGGTTGTCGGTTCAAGTGGAAGTGGGAAATCTGCATTGCTTAAGGCGCTGGCACTCAGAGAGCGATGGTCTGATGGGGAATATCGAGTTGATGGGAAGGACTTGATGAAGGCTGGTTGGTTCGCAAGACTACGCTTTCGCAGCAATGTCGCATACGTTGAGCAACGACCCATTTTATACGAGAATAAAACCGCATTTAAAAATGTACTTATCGGCGTAGCCGGACAAACCCCACTTTGGCGTAGAATGATTGGATCAGTGCGCAGTGACGATCACATGGGTGGAATGGAAATGCTCGAATCGGTGGGCCTCCTGGACAAGGCGAAGCAGAAAGTGGACAGGATGAGCGGTGGGGAGCGGCAAAGAGTCGCGATCGCGCGATCGCTTGTGCATGGTGCAAGATTAGTGCTTGCTGATGAACCTGTATCTGGTCTAGATCCCCACACTTCTGAAGAGATGATGCAAACGTTGAAGCATCTGTGTAAAGATAAAGGGGCGACAATTGTAGTCGCCCTACATCGATTGGAGCTTGCGGAGAAATTTGCAGATGAAATTTGGGGGATGCAAGAAGGCAGCATCGTAATTAATATTAGGGGTAGAAGATTAACCGTTGCAGAACGTAACAGATTGAGTTAA